A stretch of Ursus arctos isolate Adak ecotype North America unplaced genomic scaffold, UrsArc2.0 scaffold_4, whole genome shotgun sequence DNA encodes these proteins:
- the LOC113256288 gene encoding olfactory receptor 5K4-like → MTTENQSLTIEFILIGFTDHPVLKILLFLVFIDIYLITMVGNLGLVALIFMEHRLHIPMYIFLGNLAFMDSCCSCAITPKMLENFFSKDRSISLYECMAQFYFLCLAETADCFLLAAMAYDRYVAICSPLQYHTKMSKKLCIQMTIGTFIASNLHSMIHVGLLLRLTFCRSNQIDHFFCDILPLYRLSCTDPYINELMIYIFSMPIQIFTIAIVLVSYICILFTIFNMKSKKGRGKAFSTCASHFLSVSIFYICLLMYIRPFEEGDKDIPVAIFYTIVIPLLNPFIYSLRNKEVISVLKKLMKNYNIPK, encoded by the coding sequence ATGACTACGGAAAATCAATCCTTGACAATAGAGTTCATCCTCATAGGATTTACAGATCATCCAGTGCTGAAGATTCTTCTGTTTTTGGTGTTCATTGACATTTATCTGATCACCATGGTGGGGAATCTTGGCCTGGTGGCATTGATTTTTATGGAGCATCGTCTTCACATACCAATGTACATCTTTCTGGGCAACCTGGCTTTCATGGATTCCTGTTGTTCCTGTGCCATTACCCCCAAAATGTTAGAAAACTTCTTTTCTAAGGACAGAAGCATTTCCCTATATGAATGCATGGCACAATTCTATTTTCTCTGCCTTGCTGAAACTGCAGACTGCTTTCTTTTGGCAGCAATGGCCtatgatcgctatgtggccataTGCAGCCCACTGCAGTACCACACCAAGATGTCAAAGAAACTCTGCATTCAGATGACTATTGGGACCTTCATAGCTAGTAACCTGCATTCCATGATCCACGTAGGGCTTCTATTAAGGTTAACTTTCTGCAGGTCTAATCAAATTGACCACTTCTTTTGTGATATTCTTCCACTCTATAGACTCTCTTGTACTGACCCTTATATCAATGAACTAATGATCTATATTTTTTCAATGCCAATTCAAATCTTCACCATTGCCATTGTCTTGGTCTCTTATATCTGCATCCTTTTCACAATTTTCAACATGAAATCCAAAAAAGGGAGAGGTAAAGCTTTTTCTACCTGTGCATCCCACTTTCTATCAGTTTCAATATTCTACATTTGTCTTCTCATGTATATTCGACCATTTGAAGAAGGGGATAAAGATATACCAGTGGCAATTTTCTATACAATAGTAATTCCTTTATTAAACCCTTTTATTTATAGTCTTAGAAATAAGGAGGTGATAAGTGTTCTTAAAAAacttatgaaaaattataatattccTAAATAA
- the LOC113256294 gene encoding olfactory receptor 5K1-like, protein MTKDNYSLTTEFILMGFTDHPELKSLLFVVFLTIYVITMVGNLGLVALIFMECHLHTPMYIFLGNLALMDSCCSCAITPKTLENFFSKDRSISLYECMAQFYFFCLAETTDCFLLAAMAYDRYLAICSPLQYHTMMSKKVCIQMTTGAYIAGNLHAMMHIGFLFRLTFCGSNQINHFFCDIFPLYRLSCVDPYVNELVVFILSGSIQVFTIGSVIISYFYILLTIFKMKSKEGRGKALSTCASHFLSVSIFYGSLLFVYVQPHSDKDEDKDLPVAIFYSLVIPLLNPFIYSLRNKEVINAMKKIIKKML, encoded by the coding sequence ATGACTAAGGATAACTACTCCTTGACAACTGAATTTATCCTCATGGGATTTACAGATCACCCAGAGTTGAAGAGCCTTCTGTTTGTGGTGTTTCTTACTATCTATGTGATCACCATGGTGGGGAATCTTGGCCTGGTGGCATTAATTTTTATGGAGTGTCATCTTCACACACCAATGTACATCTTTCTGGGCAACCTGGCTCTAATGGATTCCTGTTGTTCCTGTGCCATTACTCCCAAGACATTAGAGAACTTCTTTTCTAAGGACAGAAGCATTTCCCTTTATGAATGCAtggcacaattttattttttctgccttGCTGAAACTACAGACTGCTTTCTTTTGGCAGCGATGGCCTATGATCGCTATCTGGCCATATGCAGCCCACTGCAGTACCACACCATGATGTCAAAGAAAGTCTGCATTCAGATGACCACAGGGGCCTACATAGCTGGAAACCTGCATGCCATGATGCATATAGGGTTTCTCTTTAGGTTAACTTTCTGTGGGTCAAATCAAATTAATCACTTTTTTTGTGATATTTTTCCATTATACAGACTCTCCTGTGTTGACCCTTATGTCAATGAACTGGTAGTATTTATTCTTTCAGGCTCGATTCAAGTCTTCACCATAGGCAGTGTCATAATATCTTACTTCTACATTCTCTTgactattttcaaaatgaaatccaaagaGGGAAGAGGCAAAGCCTTATCTACTTGTGCATCccactttctctctgtttcaataTTCTATGGTTCTCTTCTCTTTGTGTACGTTCAACCACATTCAGATAAAGATGAGGATAAAGACTTACCTGTTGCTATTTTTTATTCTCTAGTAATCCCTTTATTAAACccttttatttatagtttaagaaataaggaagtaataaatgctatgaaaaaaattataaagaaaatgttataa